From the genome of Gemmatimonas phototrophica, one region includes:
- the gspG gene encoding type II secretion system major pseudopilin GspG produces the protein MVRRMVTRRGFTLLEVLVVIVVIALLATLVAPNIFRNVGDAKVATAKAQMESLATALDTYRLDNGRYPTSAQGLNALWQKPTIDPPVTWREPYVRKAIPDDPWGRPYVYLAPGKANPSGFDLASYGADGQPGGDGENADILSWK, from the coding sequence GTGGTGCGCAGGATGGTGACGCGCCGCGGGTTTACGCTGTTGGAAGTGCTGGTCGTCATTGTGGTCATTGCCTTGCTGGCCACACTGGTGGCCCCCAACATCTTTCGCAATGTTGGCGATGCCAAGGTGGCCACCGCCAAGGCACAAATGGAAAGTCTGGCCACGGCACTGGATACCTATCGTCTCGACAACGGACGATACCCAACTTCGGCGCAGGGGCTGAACGCCCTCTGGCAGAAGCCGACCATCGACCCACCCGTCACATGGCGCGAGCCGTACGTGCGCAAAGCCATCCCTGACGATCCGTGGGGGCGCCCCTACGTGTACCTGGCCCCGGGGAAGGCCAACCCCTCTGGCTTTGATCTCGCCTCCTATGGCGCTGACGGTCAACCCGGTGGTGACGGGGAAAACGCCGATATTCTGAGCTGGAAATAG
- a CDS encoding SH3 domain-containing protein: MAYLRCTQCGSKALVAASQCPKCAHPFNLLDARGQRAKLKRCRSCGIMHRVDASCHWCGEVKSVFTWPTISANAMRSAAGVALMITAAAGVWQYAPHWRDLAATARVGGPVEITPSFATPAVSRVEPSLAQVQRAQTSAVMASDSAAGTVSSASGLQGMTDSITWTPAVARTWVNVRSDASRGGQVVGVIKPSSRAMLGTDRAGWRQVRSPDVSGWVDPRLFEADSLRTRGE, from the coding sequence ATGGCCTACCTCCGCTGCACCCAGTGTGGATCCAAAGCTTTGGTCGCTGCCTCGCAGTGCCCCAAGTGTGCGCATCCGTTCAACCTGCTTGATGCACGCGGACAGCGCGCCAAACTCAAGCGCTGTCGTTCGTGCGGCATCATGCATCGCGTGGATGCTTCCTGTCACTGGTGCGGTGAGGTGAAGTCGGTGTTCACCTGGCCGACGATTTCCGCCAATGCCATGCGCAGTGCGGCGGGTGTTGCCTTGATGATTACCGCGGCCGCTGGTGTGTGGCAGTATGCGCCGCACTGGCGTGATCTCGCCGCAACGGCGCGTGTCGGTGGTCCCGTGGAGATCACGCCATCTTTCGCCACACCCGCGGTCAGTCGAGTTGAGCCATCGCTTGCCCAAGTGCAGCGCGCTCAGACGTCCGCAGTGATGGCCAGCGACAGCGCGGCCGGCACGGTGTCCTCCGCTAGCGGCTTGCAAGGCATGACGGATAGCATCACCTGGACACCGGCGGTGGCGCGCACCTGGGTGAACGTGCGCTCTGATGCAAGCCGCGGTGGGCAGGTGGTCGGGGTGATCAAACCATCGTCTCGCGCCATGCTGGGCACCGACCGCGCCGGCTGGCGCCAGGTGCGCTCACCTGATGTGAGTGGCTGGGTGGATCCGCGTCTTTTCGAAGCCGATAGTCTGCGTACCCGGGGCGAGTAA
- a CDS encoding SusC/RagA family TonB-linked outer membrane protein produces the protein MLHSWRPLLALAGLLALAGPTASAQQPGTLTVTVTDAANQRPVEAARVFLVGTTIAGQTTPEGRLTLRAINPGQYTVRILRVGYTEQSKPITIAAGQTATLNIALATAAVNLAAVVTTATGEQRRVEIGNATANIDAAKLTESAPLGNLNDLLNSRAPGVTVTSGTQTGTGARIRIRGMNSVSLNNEPIWIIDGIRMTSNNASFSTATGSGGGTGGNAPSRVGDLNPEEIENIEIVKGPSAATLYGTDAANGVILVTTKKGRAGAARWTVYGEGGSVYDRNFYPDAYSLWGKRPGETVSSRAFCNLQRVGQGLCAADSTSSLNIFDEKDLTPVSTGNRRQLGAQVSGGTEAVRYFLSAEDENEIGVLELPEFERLRMDSTGIPIRPWTERPNTMLRRSLRSNVNAQLNPKLDVGMSTNFINIAQRYSLESNATAGLGSHLFGGPGTRNNGNVSGLGTPLNGYRAWTPGYMWAEKTEQAVNRFIWSGQANYRPTSWLSTRAAIGNDWTGRNDENLLFRGEGPPLTAITRLGSRGINRVNINNFTVDMGATANYEKFGFQHKTTVGAQYIGFRFSSASTGSNQLAPGSQNVGSGTQPSVGEGTTETKTFGSFIEQSLAWRDRLFLTAAVRSDQNSAFGTNFQSIVYPKASLSYLISQEDWWKAPAFVNSFRLRYAYGQSGVQPGPNDALFFYNAGITSVANAEQPTVTQGALGNADLRPERSAEHEMGFETQMFSQRINLDFTYYNKLTTDALISAVLPPSFGSVASQLRNLGSVKNAGIEVALNAQLIQREKFGWDANIAFSSNDNKVVSLGDTPAQLGLPTRTVAGYPIGGYWSQPINGWEDKNGDGLLTYFADAARNEVFVGDSVIFRGYSTPRYMTTLVNGFDLFNKQLRLQGMVDWRSGGLWYNNTERIRCTRPNCSGRNNLNAEFVDQATNIAANEHPARTLDGFLQSGAFVRLREVSAQWTLSNSLAKRLVRGRSLSLVVTARNLRLWTNYRGTDPESGFNTTNGTDAPSEFQTVGPPSYFITRINIGF, from the coding sequence ATGCTCCACTCGTGGCGCCCCCTGCTGGCGCTGGCGGGGCTACTCGCTCTCGCCGGTCCAACGGCTAGTGCGCAGCAGCCCGGTACCCTGACCGTGACCGTGACCGATGCGGCCAATCAGCGCCCCGTCGAAGCCGCTCGCGTGTTCCTGGTGGGTACGACAATCGCCGGTCAAACCACCCCCGAAGGCCGCCTCACGCTGCGCGCCATCAACCCGGGGCAGTACACGGTGCGCATTTTGCGCGTCGGTTACACCGAGCAGTCCAAGCCGATCACGATCGCTGCCGGGCAGACGGCCACGCTGAACATCGCGCTGGCTACGGCGGCCGTGAACCTCGCCGCCGTCGTCACCACCGCGACCGGTGAGCAGCGCCGCGTGGAAATCGGCAATGCCACGGCCAATATTGACGCCGCGAAGCTCACGGAGTCGGCGCCACTGGGCAATTTGAACGACCTCCTCAATTCGCGCGCCCCCGGTGTGACTGTCACCAGCGGCACGCAAACTGGTACGGGCGCGCGTATCCGTATCCGTGGCATGAACTCGGTCAGCCTGAACAACGAGCCGATCTGGATCATCGACGGCATCCGGATGACGAGCAACAACGCCAGCTTCTCGACCGCGACCGGTAGTGGTGGTGGTACGGGTGGTAACGCCCCAAGCCGCGTGGGCGACCTCAACCCGGAAGAGATCGAGAATATCGAAATCGTGAAGGGACCGTCGGCTGCCACGCTGTACGGTACCGATGCCGCCAACGGCGTGATCCTCGTGACCACCAAGAAGGGGCGCGCTGGTGCGGCACGGTGGACGGTGTACGGCGAAGGCGGTTCGGTCTACGACCGCAACTTCTATCCGGATGCCTACTCTCTCTGGGGCAAGCGTCCCGGCGAAACGGTGTCGTCACGTGCCTTCTGTAACCTGCAGCGTGTCGGACAGGGGCTGTGCGCCGCCGACTCCACGAGTTCGCTGAATATTTTCGACGAAAAAGATCTGACACCGGTGTCCACCGGCAACCGGCGCCAGTTGGGTGCACAGGTGTCCGGCGGCACGGAAGCGGTGCGGTACTTCCTCTCGGCCGAAGACGAAAACGAAATCGGCGTCCTGGAACTGCCGGAGTTTGAGCGCCTGCGTATGGACTCCACGGGAATCCCGATCCGTCCGTGGACGGAGCGTCCCAACACCATGCTGCGTCGGTCGCTGCGTTCCAACGTGAATGCCCAGCTCAATCCGAAGCTCGACGTGGGCATGTCCACCAACTTCATCAACATCGCGCAGCGCTACTCGCTCGAATCAAACGCCACGGCCGGTCTGGGCTCTCACCTGTTTGGTGGCCCGGGCACCCGCAACAACGGCAACGTTTCCGGGCTGGGCACGCCGCTCAACGGCTATCGCGCCTGGACGCCTGGCTACATGTGGGCGGAAAAGACCGAGCAGGCTGTCAATCGCTTCATCTGGTCCGGTCAGGCGAACTACCGCCCCACGTCGTGGCTGTCCACGCGGGCCGCTATCGGTAACGACTGGACTGGCCGCAACGACGAAAACCTGCTCTTCCGCGGCGAAGGGCCGCCGCTCACCGCGATCACCCGTTTGGGCTCGCGCGGCATCAACCGTGTGAACATCAACAACTTCACCGTCGACATGGGTGCTACGGCCAACTACGAAAAGTTCGGCTTCCAGCACAAGACCACGGTGGGGGCGCAGTATATCGGCTTCCGTTTTTCTTCCGCATCGACCGGTTCCAACCAATTGGCGCCCGGCTCGCAGAACGTAGGCTCCGGAACGCAGCCCAGTGTTGGAGAAGGGACCACGGAAACCAAGACGTTTGGTTCTTTCATCGAGCAGTCGCTGGCGTGGCGTGATCGCTTGTTCCTCACGGCCGCCGTGCGGAGCGACCAGAACTCCGCCTTTGGTACCAACTTCCAGAGCATCGTCTATCCCAAGGCATCGCTGTCGTACCTCATCTCCCAGGAAGACTGGTGGAAGGCACCGGCGTTCGTGAACAGCTTCCGCTTGCGCTACGCCTACGGCCAGTCCGGCGTGCAGCCTGGCCCCAACGACGCCCTGTTCTTCTACAACGCCGGTATCACCAGCGTCGCCAATGCAGAGCAGCCGACGGTAACCCAGGGCGCGCTTGGAAACGCGGACCTGCGCCCGGAACGCTCGGCCGAACATGAAATGGGTTTTGAAACCCAGATGTTCAGCCAGCGCATCAACCTGGACTTCACGTACTACAACAAGCTCACGACAGACGCGCTCATCAGTGCCGTGCTTCCGCCCTCCTTTGGCTCGGTGGCGTCACAGTTGCGCAATCTCGGTTCGGTAAAGAATGCCGGGATTGAAGTGGCACTGAACGCACAGCTCATTCAGCGTGAGAAGTTCGGATGGGACGCCAACATTGCGTTCTCCTCCAACGACAACAAGGTCGTGTCGCTGGGTGACACGCCGGCGCAGCTTGGCTTGCCCACCCGTACCGTGGCCGGATATCCGATCGGTGGCTACTGGTCGCAGCCAATCAACGGCTGGGAAGACAAGAACGGCGACGGGCTGCTCACGTACTTTGCCGATGCCGCCCGCAACGAAGTGTTTGTTGGCGACTCGGTCATCTTCCGGGGTTACTCCACGCCGCGCTACATGACCACGCTGGTGAACGGCTTCGATCTGTTCAACAAGCAGCTGCGCTTGCAGGGCATGGTGGATTGGCGCAGTGGTGGTTTGTGGTACAACAACACCGAGCGGATTCGCTGCACGCGACCCAACTGCTCGGGGCGCAACAACCTGAACGCCGAATTCGTCGATCAGGCCACCAACATTGCCGCCAACGAACACCCGGCTCGTACGCTCGACGGCTTCCTGCAGAGCGGAGCGTTTGTCCGTCTGCGCGAAGTGTCGGCCCAGTGGACCCTCTCCAACAGCCTCGCCAAGCGCCTCGTGCGCGGTCGCTCGCTGTCGCTGGTCGTAACGGCGCGTAACCTCAGGCTGTGGACCAACTATCGCGGGACTGATCCGGAGTCGGGCTTCAACACCACCAATGGTACCGACGCGCCAAGCGAGTTCCAGACTGTTGGACCGCCAAGCTACTTCATCACGCGTATCAACATCGGATTCTGA
- a CDS encoding FMN-binding protein encodes MPPPAVTPDSADSSKRVKWRDGTFSGWGTSRHGDVEVTVIIEGGKITAAAISRCLTRYSCSWIAHLQPQVVERQSPEVDNVSGATESANAFYYAVLEALKHAAP; translated from the coding sequence GTGCCGCCACCAGCGGTTACGCCGGACAGCGCCGACAGCAGCAAACGCGTCAAATGGCGGGATGGCACCTTTAGCGGCTGGGGGACCTCCCGACATGGCGACGTGGAGGTCACCGTCATCATTGAAGGGGGCAAGATTACCGCTGCCGCCATCAGTCGCTGCCTTACCCGCTACTCCTGTTCGTGGATTGCGCACCTGCAACCGCAGGTAGTCGAACGGCAAAGCCCCGAAGTGGACAACGTCTCCGGTGCCACCGAAAGCGCCAACGCCTTTTACTACGCCGTGCTCGAAGCCTTGAAGCACGCGGCGCCGTGA
- a CDS encoding FAD:protein FMN transferase, translating to MSQSVLPTYELVTTAMSTTVSVQIIGEHPKASALAAESLGWFALVEQTCTRFDAHSELMQLCAAEPVPTVVSPLLFELLRLARSVADASHGAFDPTVGARVHQLGFDRPWRGGPALPAPIAEHDISWRDVELEESTSSVLLRRPLLLDLGAIAKGFAIDLAARTLASVAHACINAGGDLWCRGLNAKGEPWRTGIVHPRDEKNRLATLQVRANEFAICTSGDYARRTARGHHLVDPRAHGGSAALCQSVTVVAPQAAIADALATAAFVLGPREGANLLTSQGVDGCLVDAHGDVHLVHGWGMSEWDLAAR from the coding sequence GTGAGCCAGTCGGTGTTGCCGACCTACGAGTTGGTCACCACGGCCATGAGCACGACGGTCTCCGTCCAGATCATCGGCGAACACCCCAAGGCGTCGGCGCTCGCAGCGGAGTCCCTCGGGTGGTTCGCGCTTGTGGAGCAGACATGTACGCGCTTCGACGCACACTCCGAGTTGATGCAGCTCTGTGCGGCGGAACCGGTCCCCACGGTTGTGTCGCCGCTTCTCTTTGAATTGCTGCGGCTCGCCCGCTCGGTGGCCGACGCTAGTCACGGCGCCTTTGACCCCACCGTGGGCGCCCGGGTGCACCAGTTGGGATTTGACCGGCCATGGCGTGGCGGCCCGGCCCTGCCGGCGCCAATCGCCGAGCACGACATTTCGTGGCGTGATGTAGAACTCGAGGAGAGTACGTCGAGCGTGCTCCTGCGACGTCCGCTGCTCCTGGATCTGGGAGCGATAGCAAAAGGCTTTGCGATTGATCTGGCAGCCCGCACGTTGGCGTCGGTGGCTCACGCCTGCATAAACGCGGGCGGAGATTTGTGGTGCCGCGGGCTGAATGCCAAGGGGGAGCCGTGGCGCACAGGCATCGTCCATCCGCGAGACGAAAAAAACCGCCTCGCGACCCTACAAGTACGGGCCAACGAATTCGCCATCTGCACCAGTGGTGACTACGCACGGCGCACAGCCCGTGGCCACCATCTGGTTGACCCGCGGGCGCACGGCGGATCGGCCGCACTGTGCCAGAGCGTTACCGTGGTGGCCCCGCAGGCCGCCATTGCCGATGCGTTGGCTACGGCGGCGTTTGTGCTGGGCCCGCGCGAGGGTGCCAACTTGCTCACGTCGCAGGGAGTAGATGGCTGCCTGGTGGATGCCCATGGGGACGTCCACCTGGTTCACGGGTGGGGCATGTCGGAGTGGGACCTTGCCGCGCGCTGA
- a CDS encoding RnfABCDGE type electron transport complex subunit D codes for MPRAEFSEESSPSPSLWPRHARRWLRSPKGLFTLLLGALTVPAATHTGWALVMPGLLAAIATAMLMDAPVIRWRDGTWSIPDGAMLTGWLVGIILSPHVPWLVAAGSAALAIAAKHVLRVKRANVLNPAAAGLVASYYLFDSGQNWWGALPELSLPWVLLLLGTAGFMAWRLNKLVLVLSFLGVHFALGTIAAYWGNPALVAELFRAPDVHMALFFAGFMATDPPTSPPRAADQLVYGIVAAIASFTLFMAVGAVYFLLGGLLVANLWEGWRKWKRVNAMRTRLPSTRDGWTTTAMGT; via the coding sequence TTGCCGCGCGCTGAGTTCTCTGAGGAGTCGTCTCCGTCGCCGAGCCTGTGGCCACGGCACGCGCGGCGCTGGCTGCGGTCGCCCAAGGGGTTGTTCACGTTACTGCTCGGCGCCCTCACCGTTCCCGCCGCAACTCACACCGGATGGGCCCTCGTCATGCCGGGGCTGCTGGCGGCCATCGCCACGGCCATGCTCATGGATGCCCCGGTTATCAGATGGCGAGATGGTACGTGGAGCATTCCCGACGGTGCCATGCTGACGGGCTGGCTGGTGGGAATCATTCTGAGTCCGCACGTGCCGTGGCTCGTGGCTGCGGGATCGGCGGCGCTGGCGATTGCGGCCAAGCACGTGCTGCGCGTTAAGCGCGCGAACGTTCTCAATCCGGCGGCCGCCGGGTTGGTCGCGAGCTACTACCTCTTTGACAGCGGACAGAACTGGTGGGGAGCGCTCCCCGAGCTGTCGCTCCCCTGGGTGCTGCTCCTGTTGGGCACCGCCGGTTTCATGGCGTGGCGCCTCAACAAACTGGTGCTGGTGCTGTCGTTCCTCGGCGTCCACTTCGCGCTTGGCACGATCGCCGCCTATTGGGGGAACCCGGCATTGGTGGCGGAACTGTTTCGCGCGCCCGATGTGCACATGGCGCTCTTCTTTGCCGGCTTCATGGCTACCGATCCACCCACCTCGCCGCCGCGCGCGGCTGATCAGCTGGTCTATGGCATTGTCGCGGCCATCGCGAGCTTTACGCTCTTCATGGCCGTGGGCGCGGTGTATTTCCTGCTTGGCGGACTGTTGGTGGCAAACCTTTGGGAAGGATGGCGCAAATGGAAACGCGTGAACGCTATGCGCACACGATTGCCCTCGACACGCGATGGATGGACAACGACGGCTATGGGCACCTGA
- a CDS encoding acyl-CoA thioesterase, translating to MAQMETRERYAHTIALDTRWMDNDGYGHLNNVVYYSLFDTAVNRWLVDRQLLNITESPAIGLVVETGCRYLAPLSFPDRVTVGLRVAHLGTSSVRYELAIFRNDERTASAVGHFVHVYVDRRSRRPTPIPGDIRSALSTLQLTAEH from the coding sequence ATGGCGCAAATGGAAACGCGTGAACGCTATGCGCACACGATTGCCCTCGACACGCGATGGATGGACAACGACGGCTATGGGCACCTGAACAACGTCGTCTATTACAGCCTGTTTGACACCGCGGTCAATCGCTGGCTGGTAGACCGACAGCTGCTCAACATCACCGAGAGTCCGGCAATCGGGCTCGTCGTGGAAACAGGGTGCCGCTACCTCGCCCCCTTGTCCTTTCCCGACCGCGTGACCGTCGGGTTGCGGGTGGCCCACCTTGGCACGTCGAGCGTGCGCTACGAGCTCGCCATCTTTCGCAACGATGAACGGACAGCCAGCGCTGTTGGGCACTTCGTGCATGTGTACGTTGATCGCAGGTCCCGTCGCCCCACCCCCATTCCCGGCGACATCCGCTCCGCGCTGAGCACTCTGCAACTCACCGCGGAGCATTGA
- a CDS encoding M20/M25/M40 family metallo-hydrolase, producing the protein MTLAATALVTAPAVARAQPASAVYKPGALTPFQQFTRDIYKELVEINTGVETGNITTAAKAMAARFKAAGIPEADIFVGGPRPEKHNVVARIRGKGGPGALKPLLLLAHVDVVEALKADWSPDLDPFVFTERDGYYYGRGTADDKAMASIFVANVFRMKQEGYVPDRDIIIALTADEESGPANGVDWLVKNHRALVDAALVINEGGGGTLRNGKPLFNGVQAAEKITTNFTLRATNKGGHSSVPRDDNAITQLADALAKVGRYSFTVKLNEVTRAFFSQTSPLEEPAMGRAMLALVANPANASAVKVVTADPRYNAMLRTTCVATELKGGHATNALPQLAEANVNCRIYPSETAETVKAELEKAIGDTNVKVIIRSQRPSTPASALLPEVMQNVTRITADMWGAMPIIPTMSTGATDSRFFRALGVPAFGVSGLFSDPTVDARAHGRDERMAVKSFYEGQEFLYRLTKALATNAVRQ; encoded by the coding sequence ATGACTCTGGCAGCCACCGCGTTGGTCACTGCGCCGGCCGTTGCCCGAGCCCAGCCGGCGTCGGCCGTGTACAAGCCGGGGGCACTGACCCCGTTTCAGCAGTTTACGCGCGACATCTACAAGGAACTGGTGGAGATCAATACCGGTGTGGAAACCGGCAACATCACCACGGCGGCAAAGGCGATGGCGGCGCGTTTCAAGGCCGCAGGAATTCCCGAGGCCGACATTTTTGTGGGCGGACCACGACCGGAGAAGCACAACGTGGTGGCCCGCATTCGTGGCAAGGGCGGCCCTGGCGCGCTCAAACCCTTGCTCCTGTTGGCCCACGTTGACGTGGTGGAGGCGCTCAAGGCGGATTGGTCGCCGGACCTCGATCCGTTTGTCTTCACCGAGCGCGACGGCTACTACTACGGACGTGGCACCGCAGATGACAAGGCGATGGCGTCCATCTTCGTCGCCAATGTCTTCCGCATGAAGCAGGAAGGGTACGTGCCCGATCGCGATATCATCATCGCGCTCACGGCCGACGAGGAAAGTGGTCCGGCGAACGGCGTCGACTGGCTGGTCAAGAACCACAGGGCACTTGTTGACGCCGCCTTGGTCATCAACGAGGGTGGCGGCGGTACGCTGCGCAATGGCAAGCCGCTCTTCAACGGTGTGCAGGCGGCCGAAAAAATCACCACCAATTTCACGCTGCGAGCCACCAACAAGGGCGGACATTCGTCGGTGCCGCGCGATGACAATGCGATCACCCAATTAGCCGATGCCTTGGCGAAAGTGGGGCGCTATTCTTTCACCGTAAAGCTCAACGAGGTCACGCGGGCCTTCTTCTCGCAAACGAGCCCGCTTGAGGAACCGGCCATGGGCAGGGCCATGCTGGCGCTCGTTGCGAATCCGGCCAATGCCAGTGCGGTCAAGGTGGTCACGGCGGATCCCCGGTACAATGCGATGTTGCGCACCACCTGCGTGGCGACCGAGCTCAAAGGTGGGCACGCAACCAACGCGCTCCCGCAATTGGCCGAAGCCAACGTGAACTGCCGCATCTATCCGTCGGAAACGGCGGAGACGGTGAAGGCCGAGTTGGAGAAAGCCATTGGCGATACCAACGTCAAGGTCATCATCCGGTCGCAGCGCCCAAGTACGCCGGCATCTGCGTTACTGCCGGAAGTCATGCAGAACGTCACGCGCATCACTGCCGATATGTGGGGGGCGATGCCCATCATCCCCACCATGAGCACGGGTGCCACCGACTCTCGTTTCTTTCGGGCCCTCGGCGTGCCGGCCTTCGGCGTCTCCGGGCTGTTCAGTGATCCCACGGTGGATGCCCGTGCACACGGCCGTGATGAGCGCATGGCCGTGAAGAGCTTCTATGAAGGGCAGGAGTTCCTGTACCGTCTCACGAAAGCGCTCGCGACCAACGCGGTGCGGCAGTAG
- a CDS encoding polysaccharide deacetylase family protein: MSLHLLHGPAMNRHPLLLFAAALTLLAPPALGAQAQPVPQTSAKPGWKWTMDSVRTVVNEVRAGRSLQPKSWPGGARAAVLLSFDVDNETIAVRYGEPTVGSLAEMQYGARVGLPRILRLLDRHRLPASFFIPSVSLALTPTMARDINASGRHEFAVHGWIHELNTTLPDSAERALLKKAVEELTALTGRKPVGYRAPSWNFSPNTLDIVRDMGFRYESSLMADDAPYELLHRGQATGLVELPVQWILDDAPLFDPRGERYMNPRDVARVWMDEFDKAFEEGGMVVLTMHPHVSGHRSRIVALEMFIAHVQAKGASKVWWATHADAADYVRKQAGLGEPKPR, translated from the coding sequence GGCGCACAGGCACAGCCTGTCCCCCAAACGTCGGCCAAGCCGGGTTGGAAGTGGACGATGGACAGTGTGCGGACCGTGGTGAATGAAGTACGAGCAGGGCGGTCGCTGCAGCCCAAGAGCTGGCCCGGTGGGGCCCGTGCGGCGGTCCTGCTCTCCTTCGACGTGGACAACGAAACCATCGCCGTTCGGTATGGTGAGCCAACGGTGGGGTCGTTGGCCGAAATGCAGTACGGCGCCCGGGTGGGATTGCCACGCATTTTGCGATTGCTCGACCGTCACCGCCTGCCGGCCTCGTTTTTCATTCCGAGTGTCAGTCTTGCGCTCACCCCTACCATGGCGCGTGATATCAATGCGAGCGGACGCCATGAATTCGCCGTCCACGGCTGGATTCATGAACTGAACACCACGCTGCCAGATTCCGCGGAGCGCGCGCTGCTCAAGAAGGCGGTGGAAGAACTGACGGCACTCACCGGCCGTAAACCGGTGGGGTATCGCGCCCCCAGCTGGAACTTCAGCCCGAATACGCTCGATATCGTGCGTGACATGGGCTTCCGGTATGAGAGCTCGCTGATGGCTGACGACGCGCCGTATGAGCTGCTCCACCGCGGGCAAGCCACCGGATTGGTAGAGCTACCAGTGCAGTGGATTCTGGACGATGCGCCGCTCTTTGATCCGCGCGGCGAGCGGTACATGAACCCCCGTGATGTCGCCCGCGTGTGGATGGATGAATTTGACAAGGCGTTTGAGGAAGGCGGCATGGTGGTGCTGACCATGCACCCGCACGTTTCCGGACATCGCTCTCGCATCGTGGCGTTGGAGATGTTCATTGCGCATGTACAGGCGAAGGGCGCCAGCAAGGTGTGGTGGGCCACCCACGCCGACGCTGCTGACTATGTGCGCAAGCAGGCCGGGCTGGGCGAGCCGAAGCCGCGGTAA